The window GCGTTCTTCGTCCCACTTCATGGAATTGATCAGTGACGTCATTGCATGAGGCGCACGGTCAAGGTTGCCTTTATCAACAAAGATCTCTAACTCTACCTCGCGGCCAGACATTGTGGTGTACTTATCACGCAGTACATCAAAATCACCGGCTACCAGTGCAAACAAGTAAGCAGGCTTTGGATGCGGGTCTTGCCATTGCACCCAGTGGCGACCATTTTCAGCTTCGCCTTCTGCAATACGGTTACCGTTACTCAGCAAATAAGGATAAATCTCTTTATCTGCAATCACTTTTGTCGTGTATTTTGCCAATACGTCTGGACGATCTAAATAATAAGTGATGCGGCGGAAACCTTCAGCTTCACACTGAGTACAGAAAGCACCACCAGATTTGTATAAACCTTCAAGTGCCGTGTTCGCTTCTGGATCAATTTTGGTAATGATTTCAAGTTCAAATTCAGCTGGTAGATCAGAAAGAACCAGAGAGGCTTCCTTCACTTCATGATGAGCCCAGTCTTCGCCATTCACTTTGACAGAGCGAAGTTCTAGCCCCTCACCATCTAACTCTAATGTCGTGAGCTCACCTTTTTGAATGACTTTCGATAGCGCGGTAACGATCGTGTCGTTATCAAATAGATCAAACGTGAGATCAATATCGGTAATGGTATGAGATGGCGCTTGATAATCTTTACGATATTTGGCTTGAGGAGCTTGGGACATGTCCATAAATCCTTGTCTGTCGAAGAATAAAAACCACTTCTTTAAGGACTAAAATGTCGAAGTGGTATCACTATATAAGCTATTAGTAGTGCTTATGGTATCAAAATACAAGCCTTTACGCTAAAAAGTAGAGCTAATAGTGTACTAGCTCTACTTTTTGGTTAACATTTACACAACATAACTTGTATTCAGTAGGGTTACTTTACGGTTGACATTTATAGATGCTTATTATTGTGTCACCCTATTTAAAACCGCGTACATATCACCATTTGAATCTTCTATCGTCAATTCGTTTTTGTTGAGTTTATATGTTGTTCCATGCTCACCATTTTCATACAAAAGAACTAAATACTCATCCTCGGTATAAAATACGCCTTGTTTTACTGACTCTTTCCCTGCCTCATTAGAAACGCGGAACAAAAATACGAAATCAGGCTGAAGTATTAAGTCCATGTGACTGATCTTACTTGCGGCGAGGCCATCCCCGGAGACGTGAGAGCTAGACCAAATTCCAGCAAGGGCGTTTGAAAGACCTTTCGTGAAGGTGACACCATTAAGGTCAAGCGTGTTGTGGTTGTTCCGGTACGCATAGATTTGAGGCTCATCCGTATTCAGACCAAGAACAATCGTGTCTTCGTTTACATTGTACACCCCTTCCCAGTGATCAACGGAATAGTCTTTTTTCTGTATATCAATGGAAAACATATAGTCAGACCCCAAAGATAATTTGATAGCACGAAAATTTTCTGCCGACTCTCCTGGGGTCTGATTCAGCAAGTACCAATCCCCGATTAAGAACGGGGTGTCAAAGTGACTTAATTCTTCTTCACGAGTGTTGTCTGCGCTATACACACTAAAACAAAAAAAACTAAGTAAAATAAAGAACCATTTCATACCGGAATCCTTATCGTTTTCTTTTAGCTTAGGCTTTAGTCATCTGTTTCGCGAAATATTTGAGGTCCATCACGTAAATTGTTGGTACGAAAAAAGCAAATATTTATCTCAATATTGCTGGGGATCAGAGATAAAAAGATATAAAAAAAGAGCGAGTCATAAGGACTCGCTCTTATAGTATTGAATGTTTAGTCGTTATGACTGATTGGTTGCTTTTAACATATCAATCATAATTGAGACAGATTCATCGAGATAAACATCAGGAGCTTCGTAGTCTTTAGGCACATCCTCTAATGACTTAAATGCCTTTTTGCCCAATGATGTCTGGCGCTCATTAATGCGCTCCAGACGAAGCTTGTCTTCTGAGTCTTGCTCATCTTTGCGCACTTTTTCATTAAGCGACAAGAAGTTATTGTCTTTTTCTTGACGATACTTTTCGATATCTTCTTTGATGAATCGGAATTCCATTTCATCGGCGATACGCTTGTTGTGCAACTTAGCCAAACTCTCTACCAATGTATCCTTACTCGGATACATTGTGTAACTTGCCTTATCGATGCTATCCCATGGTAGCGCATTCTCTTCAACACTTTCACCAGTTTCAGACGCTTCAACTGGCGTTGGAAAAGCGATATCCGGCGCTACCCCACGATTCTGAGTACTACCACCATCAATGCGGTAGAACTTCTGAATGGTGTATTGAACATACCCTAGTTCTTTATCAAAAAGATCGTAAATATGGTTCAACGAACGGTGCTGCTGCACAGTGCCCTTACCAAAGGAGTTCTCACCAAGAATGATCGCACGATTATAATCTTGCAACGCTGCCGCAAAGATCTCGGAAGCGGATGCACTATAACGGTTGATTAAAACCGTTAACGGACCATCGTAACTGATTTGTCCATCGGTATCGGCATTCACTTTAATTCGACCGTAGCTATCGCGAACCTGGACAACCGGACCTTCTTTGATAAACAGTCCAGTCAGTGCCGTGGCTTCTGTTAAAGCACCGCCGCCGTTGTTACGCAAGTCGACAATCACACCGTCAACATTCTTAGTCTTAAACTCTGCCAACAGTTTGTCAGTATCTTTTGACAGCCCGACATAAAAGCTCGGCACTTCCAAAACGCCGATTTTCTTGCCGTCTTTCTCGATGACTTCTGACTTCACAGCTCGGTCTTCTAAACGAACTTTGTCACGGACAATTGTGACAATGTGACTTTTTGCTCCAGCACCTTCTGGTAAGATCTGAAGGTTAACCTTTGTTCCTTTCGGACCTTTGATTAACTGCACAACATCGTCTAAACGCCAACCAATAATGTCGACAATTTCTTCGCCATCTTGACCCACACCTATGATTCGATCACCTTCATCAAGCTGTTTGCTTTTTGAAGCTGGCCCACCAACAACGAGAGAACGAATAACAGTGTAATCATCCGTCATTTGGAGAACAGCACCGATACCTTCCAAAGATAGGTTCATTTCTGACTGGAACTGTTCTGCGTTACGAGGAGAAAGGTAGCTGGTATGCGGATCAACTTGCCTTGAGAAGGCATTCATATAGAGCTGAAATGCGTCTTCATTATTGGTTTGAGTGATTCGCTTCATCGCATTGTTATAACGCTTCTCTAAAACTTCTTTGATTTCTGGCCACTCTTTGCCTGTCAGTTTCAGATTGAGTGCGTCATATTTAACGCGTTTTCGCCATAACTCATTAATTTCCGACTCATTTTTTGGCCACGCAGCTTCTGAGCGATCAAGTTCGAGCTCGTCGTCGGTATCAAATTTGATTTCTTTGTCTAGCAGGGTCAACGCATAAGCAAAACGTTCGAAACGTTTTTGCATGGACAGATTATAAACATCAAATGCGATCTGGTTGTTACCAGCTTTAAGCTGATCATCCAGTTCAACCGACCAATTTTTGAAGGAGTCTATATCGGCTTGAGTGAAAATATTTTTATTGTAATCAAGCAACTCTATATAACGCTCAAAAATCGCTTTAGAGAAATCATCGTCGAGACTGAAATGCTTGTAATGAGAGCGGGTGAATCGAGAGGTGACTCGTTTGCTGGCCGTTTCGTGCTGAACTTCAGGAGTCAGCACCGGCAAGTCATCTTTGTGTAGTTTGGCTTCTAGAGCCTGAGCTGATGCTGCTAGCAATAAGCTAGCAGCGATCAGGGTCACTTTTGAACGGCAATTCATGCGTAGGAGTATCTCCCTTATGCGCGCAAGTGCTCCGCTTTCACAACCATTTGTAGGCCGTTAGCAAGTTGAACACGTACATCATCCTTATTGATTTCAACAATGGTCGCTGCCATGTTTCCTTTACCCATGTTCACGTTAACTGCGTTGCCTACTGTGATTTCGTCAGCATTGAGCGCGCGTGTTTCTACAGGCTGAGTTTGTTTTTGTGTTTTTGGTTTGTTGGCACGACGAGGCTGTTGAGGCTTCTTAGCCGCTGGTTTTGCTTTCGCCTTACCCTCTTCACGAGCTTTCTGTGCTTGTTCTTTACGACGAGCTTGAACTTTTGCTTTGCTTTCTGCAAGTGTTGCTTTAGCGTGTTCTACGTGTTCTTCTTCTAGCTCACCACATGGGTTGCCATCCAGATCAACACGTACCGCACCTGGTTTTACACCATGTAGGTAACGCCATGAAGATGTGTACTGTCTTAACGCTGCACGAAGCTGAGTTTTGCTTACTTTTTCGTCTTCATTTAGACGTTCCGCAAGATCTTGAAAAATACCAATTTTCAGAGGTTTTGCTTCACCTTCTAAAGTAAAGCACTTAGGGAAACATTCAGCAATATATGCGATAACTTCTTTGCTGTTTTTTAACTTTTCAGTCATGAGGGTTCCTGGTTTGAGCGGATTTCCGCAGAGCATTAAGAAAAAATATTCTCGTATTATAGTGAGATGCCAACGAAAAACCACACTCGTGGACGAATTTATGCGTTGTTCGCGTGTGAATTAAGCAGCTTTTCTACTTCAGACATAAAATGAGTAAGCCCCGCTTCATCTGTTTCACTGAATCGACCAATACTTGGGCTATCAATATCTAACACTCCTGCGACTTTTCCATTAATCGTAAACGGAATCACAATTTCAGAATTACTTGCCGCATCACAAGCAATATGGCCTTCAAACGCGTGAACGTCGTATACTCTTTGTGTAGTGTTAGTTTTTGCTGCGGTACCACAGACCCCTCGCCCCATTGGGATGCGAACACAAGCTGGCTTACCTTGGAACGGACCTAGAACCAGTTCGTCCCCTTTTATTAGGTAAAAGCCTGCCCAGTTGAGGTCTTCTAGTTCCATAAATAGAAGCGAGCTCAGGTTTGCCAAGTTGGCAATAAAGTCTGGCTCTGACTCAATGAGTGCTGCGGCTTGCTTGGTTAGTCTTTGATACTGTTCTATGTTCATATTAACTTCCTACTAATTTATAACGCTTCCATTCTTATGGTTTAGCGCTAAAATGCTGACCTACCTTATAATAGGACTTATTCTCAATTACAATGATTAAGAAAGATGACACTATTAGCCGTTCTTGGTTGATAACACAAGTAAAAAAGCACAAGTCTAAGCTGATTTTAGCGAACTTGATTGCTGTTTTGGCAACTTTGATTAGTGTTCCAATCCCTCTTCTTATGCCACTGATGGTGGATGAAGTCTTATTGGATCAACCCGCCAATGGCATAGCTGCAATGAATGCCGTTCTTCCAGAAGCGTGGCACTCACCTACTGGTTATATTTTCTTTACGCTTTTTTTAGTCGTACTCATGCGCGCAGCCAGTCAAGCGCTCAACATCGTTCAAAGCCGTCAGTTCACGCTGGTATCGAAGACGATTACTTTCGAAATGCGCAGCAAGATGATCGACAAGTTAGGCCGAATCAGTATTCGTCAGTACGAGACGAAAGGCAGTGGCGGGATCAACGCCCACCTAATCACTGACATAGAAACGATTGATCAATTTATCGGCTCAACGCTGGCGAAATTTGTGGTTAGTTTACTGACCGTAATCGGGACTGCAATCGTTCTTCTTTGGCTTGACTGGCGGTTGGGCTTATTTATCTTGCTGGTTAATCCGGTCGTTATCTATTTTTCTCGAAAACTTGGTAGCATGGTTAAGCACCTCAAACGTAAAGAGAACCACTCTTTTGAGTTATTCCAAACGCGGCTGGTCGAAACGCTAGATGGTATTTATCAACTTCGAGCCGCCAATAAAGAAAGAGAATTTCTCCAACAACTGAAAAATAGTGCCGATCAAGTTCGTGTCGACGCAGATAAATATGCCTGGCAATCTGAAGCG is drawn from uncultured Vibrio sp. and contains these coding sequences:
- the prc gene encoding carboxy terminal-processing peptidase; amino-acid sequence: MNCRSKVTLIAASLLLAASAQALEAKLHKDDLPVLTPEVQHETASKRVTSRFTRSHYKHFSLDDDFSKAIFERYIELLDYNKNIFTQADIDSFKNWSVELDDQLKAGNNQIAFDVYNLSMQKRFERFAYALTLLDKEIKFDTDDELELDRSEAAWPKNESEINELWRKRVKYDALNLKLTGKEWPEIKEVLEKRYNNAMKRITQTNNEDAFQLYMNAFSRQVDPHTSYLSPRNAEQFQSEMNLSLEGIGAVLQMTDDYTVIRSLVVGGPASKSKQLDEGDRIIGVGQDGEEIVDIIGWRLDDVVQLIKGPKGTKVNLQILPEGAGAKSHIVTIVRDKVRLEDRAVKSEVIEKDGKKIGVLEVPSFYVGLSKDTDKLLAEFKTKNVDGVIVDLRNNGGGALTEATALTGLFIKEGPVVQVRDSYGRIKVNADTDGQISYDGPLTVLINRYSASASEIFAAALQDYNRAIILGENSFGKGTVQQHRSLNHIYDLFDKELGYVQYTIQKFYRIDGGSTQNRGVAPDIAFPTPVEASETGESVEENALPWDSIDKASYTMYPSKDTLVESLAKLHNKRIADEMEFRFIKEDIEKYRQEKDNNFLSLNEKVRKDEQDSEDKLRLERINERQTSLGKKAFKSLEDVPKDYEAPDVYLDESVSIMIDMLKATNQS
- the proQ gene encoding RNA chaperone ProQ — encoded protein: MTEKLKNSKEVIAYIAECFPKCFTLEGEAKPLKIGIFQDLAERLNEDEKVSKTQLRAALRQYTSSWRYLHGVKPGAVRVDLDGNPCGELEEEHVEHAKATLAESKAKVQARRKEQAQKAREEGKAKAKPAAKKPQQPRRANKPKTQKQTQPVETRALNADEITVGNAVNVNMGKGNMAATIVEINKDDVRVQLANGLQMVVKAEHLRA
- a CDS encoding GAF domain-containing protein, whose product is MNIEQYQRLTKQAAALIESEPDFIANLANLSSLLFMELEDLNWAGFYLIKGDELVLGPFQGKPACVRIPMGRGVCGTAAKTNTTQRVYDVHAFEGHIACDAASNSEIVIPFTINGKVAGVLDIDSPSIGRFSETDEAGLTHFMSEVEKLLNSHANNA